Proteins encoded within one genomic window of Camelina sativa cultivar DH55 chromosome 19, Cs, whole genome shotgun sequence:
- the LOC104764807 gene encoding methylesterase 17, which translates to MAEENQEETLELKPIRKPPHFVLIHGMSLGSWCWYKIKCLMEVSGFDVTCIDLKSSGIDSSSADSLTSFDQYNQPLIDFLSSSPEEEQVILVGHSAGGLSVTSAIQRFPKKICLAVYIGASMLKYGLQTDEDMKDGVPELSEHGDVYELSFGLGTENPPTSAIIKHEFRRKLLYHMSPQQECSLAALMMRPAPILALTTAKLEEEEETKGEEDKEHVPRVYIKTLHDRVMKPEQQEAMIRRWPPSQVYELDSDHSPFFSNPFVLFGLLIKAAVSVGSI; encoded by the exons ATGGCGGAggagaatcaagaagaaaccctagaacTCAAACCGATAAGAAAACCACCACACTTTGTGCTAATACACGGCATGAGCTTAGGATCATGGTGCTGGTACAAGATCAAGTGTCTCATGGAAGTCTCTGGTTTCGACGTCACTTGCATCGACCTTAAATCCTCCGGAATAGATTCTTCATCCGCCGACTCTCTCACTTCCTTCGACCAGTATAACCAACCACTCATCGACTTCCTCTCCTCTTCCCCCGAAGAAGAACAG GTGATACTTGTGGGTCACAGTGCAGGGGGGCTTAGCGTGACAAGCGCGATACAGAGGTTCCCTAAGAAGATATGTCTCGCTGTCTATATCGGAGCTTCGATGCTCAAATACGGGCTCCAAACCGATGAAGATATGAAAGAT GGAGTGCCTGAACTATCAGAACATGGTGATGTCTACGAGCTCAGCTTCGGTTTAGGAACCGAGAATCCTCCAACCAGTGCTATTATCAAACATGAGTTCCGACGAAAACTCCTTTACCACATGAGTCCTCAACAG GAATGTTCCTTGGCTGCATTAATGATGAGACCAGCACCGATTCTGGCGCTAACGACAGCAAAactggaagaagaggaagaaacaaaaggagaaGAGGATAAGGAGCACGTGCCGCGTGTGTACATAAAGACGTTACATGACCGAGTCATGAAACCGGAGCAGCAAGAGGCGATGATAAGAAGGTGGCCACCGAGCCAAGTTTACGAATTGGACAGCGACCATTCTCCTTTCTTCTCTAACCCTTTCGTCCTCTTCGGTTTACTCATCAAAGCTGCCGTTTCCGTCGGTTCtatctaa
- the LOC104764810 gene encoding protein NETWORKED 4A-like isoform X1: protein MLDMDISFTTKETESEKKVDSSLWPHHSKSLIADILTEINQNVQSMLRLIEDDETESTEKFLCLYQSLGETYNDLNQELLNGLLKFDFTMPCSDQNNNASSLATTPLSSFKSGASLPTSSSEMLQQSLKLDGEVEKNHSAYLLADMFFAELESARRELEARNIDIESEKRRVIDLESKLSESSQKIENLESELDVVKESLGVSEAEVSNLWEMLNECKAEKANLQTGNAADLLDSLRAELRSRDIQIEQMEEYLNQVCLKDTESGTDKYVVEELKGRVEVLEKQVELQRNVITEREEEKREAIRQLCFSLDHYMSRDI from the exons ATGTTAGATATGGATATTAGTTTTACCacaaaagaaacagaatcaGAGAAGAAGGTTGACTCATCCTTGTGGCCTCATCATTCTAAGTCATTAATAGCAGATATATTAACAG AGATTAATCAGAATGTTCAAAGCATGCTAAGATTGATTGAAGATGACGAAACCGAGTCTACCGAGAAGTTTCTTTGCTTATATCAGTCTCTTGGTGAGACTTACAACGATTTGAACCAGGAGCTCCTCAATGGCCTTCTCAAATTTGATTTTACCATGCCTTGTTCAGACCAAAACAACAATGCCTCTTCCCTTGCAACAACTCCACTTAGCTCCTTTAAGTCAGGAGCTTCTCTACCAACGAGTAGCAGCGAGATGTTGCAGCAGAGCTTGAAACTAGATGGTGAGGTTGAGAAGAACCACTCTGCATATTTGCTTGCTGATATGTTTTTTGCTGAGCTTGAATCTGCACGGAGAGAGTTAGAAGCGAGAAACATAGACATCGAAAGTGAGAAAAGGCGTGTGATTGACTTAGAAAGTAAGCTATCAGAATCAAGTCAGAAGATTGAGAATTTAGAAAGCGAGCTCGACGTGGTTAAAGAGAGTTTAGGTGTATCAGAAGCTGAGGTTTCAAATCTGTGGGAAATGCTGAATGAATGCAAGGCCGAGAAAGCCAATCTGCAGACCGGTAATGCTGCTGACTTGTTAGATAGCCTAAGGGCAGAGTTGAGATCAAGAGATATCCAGATTGAGCAAATGGAGGAGTATTTGAACCAGGTGTGTCTTAAAGACACTGAATCAGGAACCGACAAGTATGTTGTGGAAGAACTGAAGGGTAGAGTTGAAGTGCTGGAGAAACAAGTTGAGTTGCAGAGAAATGTGATAACAGAacgagaggaagagaagagagaggctATAAGACAGCTCTGTTTCTCCCTTGATCATTACATGAGCAGAGATATTTAG
- the LOC104764810 gene encoding protein NETWORKED 4A-like isoform X2 translates to MDISFTTKETESEKKVDSSLWPHHSKSLIADILTEINQNVQSMLRLIEDDETESTEKFLCLYQSLGETYNDLNQELLNGLLKFDFTMPCSDQNNNASSLATTPLSSFKSGASLPTSSSEMLQQSLKLDGEVEKNHSAYLLADMFFAELESARRELEARNIDIESEKRRVIDLESKLSESSQKIENLESELDVVKESLGVSEAEVSNLWEMLNECKAEKANLQTGNAADLLDSLRAELRSRDIQIEQMEEYLNQVCLKDTESGTDKYVVEELKGRVEVLEKQVELQRNVITEREEEKREAIRQLCFSLDHYMSRDI, encoded by the exons ATGGATATTAGTTTTACCacaaaagaaacagaatcaGAGAAGAAGGTTGACTCATCCTTGTGGCCTCATCATTCTAAGTCATTAATAGCAGATATATTAACAG AGATTAATCAGAATGTTCAAAGCATGCTAAGATTGATTGAAGATGACGAAACCGAGTCTACCGAGAAGTTTCTTTGCTTATATCAGTCTCTTGGTGAGACTTACAACGATTTGAACCAGGAGCTCCTCAATGGCCTTCTCAAATTTGATTTTACCATGCCTTGTTCAGACCAAAACAACAATGCCTCTTCCCTTGCAACAACTCCACTTAGCTCCTTTAAGTCAGGAGCTTCTCTACCAACGAGTAGCAGCGAGATGTTGCAGCAGAGCTTGAAACTAGATGGTGAGGTTGAGAAGAACCACTCTGCATATTTGCTTGCTGATATGTTTTTTGCTGAGCTTGAATCTGCACGGAGAGAGTTAGAAGCGAGAAACATAGACATCGAAAGTGAGAAAAGGCGTGTGATTGACTTAGAAAGTAAGCTATCAGAATCAAGTCAGAAGATTGAGAATTTAGAAAGCGAGCTCGACGTGGTTAAAGAGAGTTTAGGTGTATCAGAAGCTGAGGTTTCAAATCTGTGGGAAATGCTGAATGAATGCAAGGCCGAGAAAGCCAATCTGCAGACCGGTAATGCTGCTGACTTGTTAGATAGCCTAAGGGCAGAGTTGAGATCAAGAGATATCCAGATTGAGCAAATGGAGGAGTATTTGAACCAGGTGTGTCTTAAAGACACTGAATCAGGAACCGACAAGTATGTTGTGGAAGAACTGAAGGGTAGAGTTGAAGTGCTGGAGAAACAAGTTGAGTTGCAGAGAAATGTGATAACAGAacgagaggaagagaagagagaggctATAAGACAGCTCTGTTTCTCCCTTGATCATTACATGAGCAGAGATATTTAG